The proteins below are encoded in one region of Ereboglobus luteus:
- a CDS encoding glycoside hydrolase family 2 protein — translation MKNPNITSSIKALGLCALALSLTAIASAQNETKTDAPMLTPWAADAQAGRGWQEYPRPQMTRAAWQNLNGQWDYAITPIAAPAPAKYDGKIRVPYPVESVLSGVARGFKPDQRLWYHRSFSIPKAWDGQRVLLHFGAVDWEAHIYVNGAPVGSHRGGFDPFSFDITPYIKAGGEQKLVVAVTDPTSEGDQPRGKQKLEQHGIWYTPASGIWQTVWLEPVPAEMSIAVVKCEPNLDAGLLTLTALGNRVALGKTHYAIRARVLDGGKLVAEASGRLNRELNIPVPNAKTWSPDSPHLYDLQIDLFRVENPFKGEKINPKTWHPVRYFGPEEQAFYAKLPDGAERIDSVKSYFGMRKISLGQGPKGVVMMLNNKPLFHYGPLDQGYWPDGLLTPPTEAAMRFDLDYLKKAGFNMLRKHIKVEPALYYAHCDRIGLLVWQDMPSGMVESPERVPGEDSQFVRREGRREVVRSPESARQFETELRAMIDALYSHPSIVVWVPMNEGWGQYDSVRIGAAVKACDPGRLVNNVSGWLDTGAGDILDYHNYKEKMPVMERNDTRRALVLGEFGGLGYPIEGHLWWTNKRNWGYQTYHNAADLEKHYIDRLSQLREFAENQGMCAGVYTQTTDVEGEVNGLLTYDRKIEKIPAARLKEIHQATKLY, via the coding sequence ATGAAAAACCCAAACATCACATCGTCGATAAAAGCACTGGGCCTCTGCGCGCTCGCGCTTTCGCTCACGGCAATCGCCTCCGCCCAAAACGAAACCAAAACCGACGCGCCCATGCTCACCCCCTGGGCCGCCGACGCCCAGGCCGGACGCGGCTGGCAGGAATACCCGCGCCCGCAAATGACGCGCGCCGCCTGGCAAAATCTCAACGGCCAGTGGGACTACGCCATCACGCCCATCGCCGCGCCCGCGCCCGCAAAATACGACGGCAAAATCCGCGTGCCCTATCCGGTCGAGTCCGTCCTTTCCGGCGTCGCGCGCGGGTTCAAACCCGACCAGCGCCTCTGGTATCACCGCAGCTTTTCAATTCCAAAGGCGTGGGACGGACAGCGCGTGCTCCTGCATTTCGGCGCGGTTGACTGGGAGGCGCACATTTACGTGAACGGCGCGCCCGTCGGTTCGCATCGCGGCGGTTTTGATCCGTTCAGCTTCGACATCACGCCCTACATCAAGGCGGGCGGCGAGCAGAAGCTCGTTGTCGCCGTCACCGATCCCACGAGCGAGGGCGACCAGCCGCGCGGCAAACAAAAACTCGAGCAGCACGGCATCTGGTATACGCCCGCCTCCGGCATCTGGCAGACCGTCTGGCTCGAACCCGTGCCCGCCGAAATGAGCATCGCCGTCGTGAAATGCGAGCCCAACCTCGACGCCGGCCTGCTCACGCTCACCGCGCTCGGCAACCGCGTCGCCCTCGGCAAAACGCACTACGCCATCCGCGCGCGCGTGCTCGACGGCGGCAAGCTCGTCGCCGAGGCCAGCGGACGCCTCAACCGCGAGCTCAACATCCCGGTCCCCAACGCAAAAACATGGAGCCCTGACTCACCGCACCTCTACGATTTGCAGATCGATTTGTTCCGCGTCGAGAACCCGTTCAAGGGTGAAAAAATCAACCCTAAAACCTGGCATCCCGTGCGTTATTTCGGCCCCGAGGAGCAGGCGTTTTACGCAAAACTACCCGACGGCGCCGAGCGGATCGACTCCGTGAAAAGTTATTTCGGCATGCGCAAAATCTCGCTCGGCCAGGGTCCTAAGGGCGTCGTCATGATGCTCAACAACAAACCGCTTTTCCACTACGGCCCGCTCGACCAGGGCTACTGGCCCGACGGCCTGCTCACGCCCCCGACTGAGGCGGCGATGCGCTTCGACTTGGACTACCTGAAAAAAGCCGGTTTCAACATGCTCCGCAAACACATCAAGGTCGAACCCGCGCTCTACTACGCGCACTGCGACCGCATCGGCCTGCTCGTGTGGCAGGACATGCCCAGCGGCATGGTCGAGAGCCCCGAGCGCGTCCCCGGCGAGGACAGCCAGTTCGTCAGGCGCGAGGGACGCCGGGAAGTGGTGCGCAGCCCCGAGTCCGCGCGGCAATTCGAGACCGAGCTTCGCGCCATGATCGACGCGCTCTATTCGCATCCGAGCATCGTCGTCTGGGTGCCCATGAACGAGGGCTGGGGCCAATACGACAGCGTGCGCATCGGCGCCGCCGTGAAAGCCTGCGACCCGGGCCGCCTCGTCAACAACGTCAGCGGCTGGCTCGACACCGGCGCCGGCGACATTCTCGACTACCACAACTACAAGGAAAAAATGCCCGTCATGGAGCGCAACGACACGCGCCGCGCGCTCGTGCTCGGCGAGTTTGGCGGGCTCGGTTATCCCATCGAGGGCCATCTCTGGTGGACGAACAAGCGCAACTGGGGCTACCAGACTTATCACAACGCCGCCGACCTTGAAAAACACTACATCGACCGCCTCTCGCAACTCCGTGAGTTTGCGGAAAACCAAGGCATGTGCGCCGGCGTTTACACGCAAACAACCGACGTCGAGGGCGAGGTCAACGGCCTGCTGACCTACGACCGCAAAATCGAAAAAATTCCCGCCGCCCGCCTCAAGGAAATCCATCAGGCAACAAAACTCTATTAA
- the truA gene encoding tRNA pseudouridine(38-40) synthase TruA encodes MSGGKIIRWKCVCAYDGAPFEGWQSQRGGRAIQDVIESRLREIFGELIRVHASGRTDAGVHARGQVFHFDAAWKHGPEKLRAALRGGLPQQIQIKSVRAVLEDFHSRFSATGKLYLYHLYLGDADPFTRPYAWAIDRPRPLDIEAMKKGAAILRGKHDFRAFSALNGPPKEDTVRDLRRLEIAKRGRHVRIAAEADGFMYKMVRSLVGALVAVGEGKLAPDDLRGLLKSGKRTTRVQTAPPRGLFLEKVFY; translated from the coding sequence GTGAGCGGCGGCAAAATAATCCGCTGGAAATGCGTCTGCGCCTACGACGGCGCCCCGTTCGAAGGCTGGCAATCGCAACGCGGCGGGCGCGCGATTCAGGACGTGATCGAATCGCGCCTGCGCGAGATTTTCGGCGAGCTGATTCGCGTGCACGCGAGCGGGCGCACCGACGCGGGCGTGCATGCGCGCGGCCAGGTTTTTCATTTCGACGCGGCATGGAAACACGGGCCGGAAAAACTGCGCGCGGCGTTGCGCGGCGGGCTGCCGCAGCAAATCCAAATCAAGTCCGTGCGCGCGGTGCTGGAGGATTTCCACTCGCGCTTTTCGGCGACGGGAAAACTTTACCTGTATCATTTGTATCTCGGCGACGCCGACCCGTTCACACGGCCTTACGCGTGGGCAATCGACCGCCCGCGTCCGCTCGACATCGAGGCGATGAAAAAAGGCGCGGCGATTTTGCGAGGAAAACACGACTTCCGCGCGTTTTCCGCGCTGAACGGCCCGCCAAAGGAAGACACGGTGCGCGACCTGCGGCGGCTCGAAATCGCGAAACGCGGACGTCATGTGCGCATCGCCGCCGAGGCCGACGGGTTCATGTATAAAATGGTGCGCAGCCTCGTCGGCGCGCTCGTGGCGGTCGGCGAAGGCAAGCTCGCGCCCGATGATTTGCGCGGATTGCTAAAAAGTGGAAAACGCACGACGCGCGTGCAGACCGCGCCGCCGCGGGGACTTTTTCTGGAAAAAGTGTTTTATTAA
- a CDS encoding serine O-acetyltransferase — MNLENIKRALLASYQNEGGINHLEGSNLPAEESINQLARDFMYVLFPGFFGEDALEKKNVPAFVDRMLESIETRLTNDIRKSLVFAGIEDAETRAKEKTMALLECLPELRRVTQTDVVAAYEGDPAARSVEEIILAYPCVLVISLQRIAHELYLLNVPLLPRMLTEYGHERTGTDIHPGATIGTHFFIDHCTGVVIGETARIGNHVKIYQGVTLGAKSFELDEKGHPVKGVKRHPELRDNVIVYPGATILGGDTVIGENSIVGSNVWLMQSMPANSIAYYQGDAASVIRPRSTKEQLLGETGD, encoded by the coding sequence ATGAACCTCGAAAACATCAAACGCGCCCTGCTCGCCTCCTACCAAAACGAAGGCGGCATCAACCATCTCGAAGGCAGCAACCTGCCCGCCGAGGAATCGATCAACCAGCTCGCGCGCGATTTTATGTATGTCCTTTTCCCGGGATTTTTCGGGGAGGACGCGCTTGAGAAAAAAAACGTGCCGGCATTCGTCGACCGGATGCTGGAAAGCATCGAAACGCGCCTCACAAACGACATCCGCAAAAGTCTTGTTTTCGCGGGTATCGAGGATGCCGAAACGCGCGCGAAGGAAAAAACAATGGCGCTGCTTGAATGCCTGCCGGAGTTGCGCCGCGTGACCCAGACCGACGTGGTGGCGGCGTATGAGGGCGACCCTGCGGCGCGCAGCGTGGAGGAAATCATCCTGGCGTATCCGTGCGTGCTGGTGATTTCGCTGCAACGCATCGCGCACGAACTCTACCTGCTGAACGTGCCGCTGCTGCCGCGCATGTTGACCGAATACGGCCACGAACGCACGGGCACCGACATCCACCCGGGCGCGACAATCGGCACGCATTTTTTTATCGACCACTGCACGGGCGTCGTGATCGGCGAGACGGCGCGCATCGGAAATCACGTGAAGATTTACCAGGGCGTGACGCTCGGCGCGAAGTCGTTCGAGCTGGATGAAAAGGGCCATCCCGTAAAAGGCGTGAAGCGCCATCCGGAGCTGCGCGACAACGTCATCGTGTATCCCGGCGCGACGATTCTCGGCGGCGACACGGTGATCGGCGAAAACTCAATCGTCGGCTCGAACGTGTGGCTGATGCAATCGATGCCCGCCAACAGCATCGCCTATTACCAAGGCGACGCCGCCTCGGTGATCCGCCCGCGCTCGACCAAGGAGCAGCTTCTCGGAGAAACGGGCGATTGA
- the ruvX gene encoding Holliday junction resolvase RuvX, with amino-acid sequence MRAIGIDYGERRIGLSYGDEIGVATPLPALTDADAEKRWAALGSVIRQRRITDIVLGWPLNMDDSEGFKAKEVEKFARRLESEFQLPVHLVDERLTSYEAESSIPKAQRRDVRASGLIDSRAATIILQDFLEQNLRLPAPEGFQAETEDDL; translated from the coding sequence ATGCGAGCAATCGGCATAGATTACGGTGAACGCCGCATCGGCCTGAGCTACGGCGACGAGATCGGCGTGGCCACTCCCCTGCCCGCCCTCACGGATGCCGACGCCGAAAAACGCTGGGCCGCGCTCGGATCCGTCATAAGGCAAAGGCGCATCACCGACATCGTCCTCGGCTGGCCGCTCAACATGGACGACTCCGAGGGATTCAAGGCGAAGGAAGTCGAAAAGTTCGCGAGGCGGTTGGAAAGCGAGTTTCAGCTGCCGGTGCATTTGGTGGATGAACGGCTCACGTCCTATGAGGCCGAGTCGTCGATTCCAAAAGCCCAGCGGCGCGACGTGCGCGCAAGCGGGCTGATCGACTCGCGCGCGGCGACGATCATCCTGCAAGATTTTCTGGAGCAGAATCTGCGCTTGCCCGCGCCCGAAGGCTTTCAAGCCGAAACGGAGGATGATTTGTGA
- a CDS encoding sugar-binding transcriptional regulator gives MPRKADYSDDELRLVATLYYVDGLGQAEITNLVRVSQTKISRMLAVALERGIVRISVDQYNARNPKLEHELCARFGLTEVAVVKTAPNANPETARQTVGHFGAPFVSEQLPNSGTLAMGGGRSVSELVHRFRRNDARRLTIVQAMGSIDSNVSSVDSLELGRSLVKLWGGEFLTLSTPAFVEDKKTRDFFLASEQIRSVSERLKKADAAIVGVGPLDLSVYVERNVLDENDFIQLRKIGAVGEICGRFFDKNGRECASYWRDRVISIDLDDLRKIPQVIGISSGAVRAPAIAGALKGGMLKTLLTDESAAEALLAM, from the coding sequence ATGCCCAGAAAAGCCGACTATTCCGATGATGAACTCCGCCTGGTAGCCACACTCTACTACGTGGACGGCTTGGGGCAGGCCGAAATCACAAACCTCGTCCGCGTTTCGCAGACCAAAATCTCGCGCATGCTGGCCGTGGCCTTGGAGCGCGGAATCGTCCGCATCTCGGTCGACCAATACAATGCGCGTAACCCCAAGCTGGAGCACGAGTTATGCGCCCGGTTTGGCCTGACGGAAGTCGCCGTCGTGAAAACCGCGCCGAACGCGAATCCCGAGACCGCGCGCCAGACAGTCGGCCACTTCGGGGCGCCGTTTGTATCCGAACAGCTCCCAAACTCCGGCACGCTCGCGATGGGCGGCGGGCGCAGCGTCTCCGAATTGGTGCACCGCTTCCGGCGCAACGACGCCCGGCGCCTCACAATCGTGCAGGCAATGGGCAGTATCGATTCCAACGTCTCCTCCGTTGACTCGCTCGAACTCGGACGCTCCCTTGTGAAGCTCTGGGGCGGCGAATTCCTGACACTGAGCACGCCCGCCTTCGTGGAGGACAAGAAAACGCGCGATTTTTTCCTGGCCTCCGAGCAAATCCGATCCGTGAGCGAACGCCTGAAAAAAGCGGACGCCGCGATCGTGGGTGTTGGGCCGCTCGATCTTTCGGTTTACGTTGAACGCAACGTGTTGGATGAAAATGATTTCATTCAACTCAGAAAAATCGGCGCGGTCGGGGAAATCTGCGGACGTTTCTTCGACAAAAACGGCCGCGAATGCGCCTCTTACTGGCGCGACCGGGTGATCAGCATCGACTTGGACGACTTGCGCAAAATCCCGCAAGTAATCGGGATCTCATCGGGAGCCGTGCGCGCCCCCGCCATCGCCGGTGCGCTAAAAGGAGGCATGCTAAAAACCCTCCTGACTGACGAAAGTGCAGCCGAAGCATTGCTAGCAATGTAA
- the rlmN gene encoding 23S rRNA (adenine(2503)-C(2))-methyltransferase RlmN — MTSLADFSTEEFARHIEARGYKPMHAARVLKAFYEGDGAADFDALKLPLGLAEHLRGLAKGCEIAARQQAEDGTVKVLLKLADGRTVEAVMMTNFASDSAAGCVSSQVGCAMGCDFCATTKTGFERNLTAGEMVGQFLAIRREAAMAGRRLQTLVFMGMGEPMLNLDAVLEAVRRIASNGMGNLGWRQITVSTVGIVPGIDAMAEADLNIHLAVSLHAPDDATRARLLPAGKRFRVEDILAAADRYQAKTKRIVTIQYCLLKGVNDSPAQAHQLAALLKGRRMHVNLLRYNPTGTSLSGAAYEGADEETAMAFLKVLRESGAVAHFRRPRGRDIDAACGQLRKRAGDAR, encoded by the coding sequence ATGACATCACTGGCTGATTTTTCCACGGAAGAATTCGCGCGCCACATTGAGGCGCGCGGATACAAACCCATGCACGCCGCGCGGGTGTTGAAGGCGTTTTATGAGGGAGACGGCGCGGCGGATTTTGACGCGCTGAAATTGCCCTTGGGCCTGGCGGAGCATTTGCGCGGACTTGCAAAGGGCTGCGAAATCGCGGCGCGCCAGCAAGCGGAGGACGGCACGGTGAAAGTGCTGCTGAAGCTTGCCGACGGACGCACGGTCGAGGCCGTCATGATGACGAACTTTGCGTCGGATAGCGCGGCGGGGTGCGTGTCGTCGCAAGTGGGCTGCGCGATGGGTTGCGATTTTTGCGCGACAACAAAAACGGGCTTTGAACGCAACCTGACCGCCGGAGAAATGGTCGGCCAGTTCCTGGCGATCCGTCGCGAGGCGGCAATGGCGGGCCGGCGATTGCAGACGCTTGTTTTCATGGGCATGGGCGAGCCGATGCTGAATCTCGACGCCGTGCTTGAGGCGGTGCGCCGGATTGCGTCAAACGGCATGGGGAATCTCGGCTGGCGGCAGATCACCGTTTCCACCGTCGGCATCGTGCCGGGAATCGACGCGATGGCGGAGGCGGACTTGAACATCCACCTAGCGGTGTCGCTTCATGCGCCGGACGACGCCACGCGCGCGCGGCTGCTGCCGGCGGGAAAGCGTTTTCGCGTGGAGGATATTTTGGCCGCGGCGGATCGCTACCAGGCGAAGACAAAACGCATTGTGACGATTCAGTATTGCCTGTTGAAGGGCGTGAACGACTCGCCCGCGCAGGCGCACCAACTGGCGGCGTTGTTAAAGGGACGGCGGATGCACGTGAACCTGCTCCGCTACAACCCGACCGGAACCAGCCTGAGCGGCGCGGCGTATGAGGGCGCCGACGAGGAAACGGCGATGGCGTTTTTAAAAGTGCTGCGCGAGAGCGGCGCGGTGGCGCATTTCCGCAGACCGCGCGGACGCGACATCGACGCGGCATGCGGCCAGTTGCGAAAACGCGCGGGCGACGCGCGCTGA
- a CDS encoding glycerophosphodiester phosphodiesterase family protein: MKTRTASALVIAALVAFPFLSGCASKDKAQSTASAPGAPVGIVAHRGASYDAPENTLAAQKLAWEQGADAVETDIYLTKDGKIIALHDKTTNRTTGKKLTPSKSTLAELRALDAGSWKSSKYAGEKIPTLDEQLALIPSGKRMFIEIKVGPEIVPELVRCLAKAGAGKHNITFISFNYDALKAAHEALPEIPAQYLKGYRDPAKRKPGYVQPTIDEVIKEAKTANFTGLDLQSTWPSARPT; the protein is encoded by the coding sequence ATGAAAACCCGCACAGCATCCGCTCTAGTCATCGCCGCGCTTGTGGCGTTCCCTTTCCTTTCCGGCTGCGCCAGCAAGGATAAAGCGCAGTCCACCGCTTCCGCGCCCGGCGCGCCCGTCGGCATCGTCGCCCACCGCGGCGCCTCCTATGACGCGCCCGAAAACACCCTCGCCGCCCAAAAACTCGCATGGGAACAGGGAGCCGACGCCGTTGAGACCGATATCTACCTGACCAAGGACGGCAAAATCATCGCCCTGCACGACAAAACCACCAATCGCACCACGGGAAAGAAGCTCACGCCCTCGAAATCCACGCTCGCCGAATTGCGCGCGCTCGACGCCGGCTCATGGAAATCCTCGAAATACGCCGGTGAAAAAATCCCCACGCTCGACGAGCAGCTCGCGCTGATCCCCAGCGGCAAGCGCATGTTCATCGAAATCAAGGTCGGCCCCGAAATCGTTCCCGAACTCGTCCGCTGCCTCGCCAAGGCCGGCGCCGGCAAGCACAACATCACTTTCATCAGCTTCAACTACGACGCCCTCAAGGCCGCCCATGAGGCGCTCCCTGAAATCCCCGCCCAGTATCTCAAGGGCTACCGCGATCCCGCCAAGCGCAAGCCCGGCTATGTGCAGCCCACGATCGACGAAGTCATCAAGGAGGCCAAGACCGCCAATTTCACCGGACTCGACTTGCAGTCAACCTGGCCCTCAGCAAGGCCGACGTGA
- a CDS encoding 16S rRNA (uracil(1498)-N(3))-methyltransferase: MNLILFTPDDFSTASRDAVTLAKNDARAAHIIGVLRRRPGDTFDAGLVNGPRGKGTLSGIASDGAISLAFAWDKTEPPPLPPVTLVIGLPRPQTARKILNEATALGVSEMHFATTARGEPSYAQSTLWTTGEYRRHLEAGAAQAFCTRIPRIEFSNTLDETLASLARDRPSARRVALDNYESPASLGELLSSHSAPRAPNSEFILALGSERGWTADERDRLRAAHFAFAHLGPRVLRLETAIVSAVALALAHMGRM; encoded by the coding sequence TTGAACCTCATCCTTTTCACGCCTGACGATTTTTCGACAGCCTCGCGGGACGCTGTCACGCTCGCGAAAAACGACGCGCGCGCCGCGCACATCATCGGCGTGCTTCGCCGAAGGCCGGGCGACACCTTCGACGCAGGCCTCGTCAACGGCCCTCGCGGCAAAGGCACGCTCTCCGGTATCGCATCCGACGGCGCGATTTCGCTCGCCTTTGCGTGGGACAAAACCGAGCCGCCGCCACTCCCGCCCGTCACGCTTGTCATCGGACTTCCGCGGCCGCAAACCGCGCGCAAAATCCTCAACGAAGCCACCGCGCTGGGTGTTTCGGAAATGCACTTTGCCACGACCGCGCGCGGCGAGCCTTCCTACGCGCAAAGCACGCTCTGGACAACCGGCGAATACCGCCGTCACCTGGAGGCAGGCGCCGCGCAGGCTTTTTGCACGCGCATCCCGCGTATTGAGTTTTCGAATACACTCGACGAAACCCTCGCGAGCCTGGCACGCGACCGGCCCTCGGCGCGACGCGTCGCGCTCGACAACTACGAGTCCCCCGCGTCGCTGGGCGAACTGCTTTCCTCCCATTCCGCGCCCCGCGCCCCGAATTCCGAATTCATCCTCGCGCTCGGTTCCGAACGCGGCTGGACGGCGGATGAACGCGACCGGCTCCGCGCCGCGCATTTCGCATTCGCGCACCTCGGCCCGCGCGTGTTGCGCCTCGAAACCGCGATCGTCTCCGCCGTCGCGCTCGCGCTCGCACACATGGGGCGCATGTGA
- the lnt gene encoding apolipoprotein N-acyltransferase — translation MQRKHTARDFDFEKYEPSFWALNARWMAPLAVFVLTVVLTVLSFPPFRAMAFAYVFAAPLCFWALTKPRFKTYALVMLGAQAVAWTIILWWLHHVTWAGVFLLGPFVGAWIGVWYLAVWWAARNFAGRPFLVRAAVMLGLAGLWVVIEWTRVWFLSGFPWLPLGASQWYVLSLWQVASYTGQGGIAFVLIVFNFAVASYTHRIFKEKHSGLRKRSPEFSMALIMLLLVVTPSLTDVLMTRRTESVAVFKLVQPDIPAAIKWSKENEELSYRELRRLSLETKPKTPHPEVIVWPEAAPPYAVFGWPSSAELREWLVDVSEKARAPLLTGAITADDPARPDETFYNAAFVVDAGRGGVQPEGYKKRHLVPFGEYVPLRPLLGWLEKVTDASSGDTQAGASAKPLYIHTPRRIIAAGMLVCYEDIFPSLAVNNVISGADVHVVVTNNGWFGQGGAAYQHAAHSMLRAVETRRPVIRCGNSGWSGWIDEYGGMRGMMKNKDDSIYFRGTGTFVVERDTRWVGTESFYVRYGDWFVAVSGALAFFGYMMTRFFHPRDKAPIAYTEAGR, via the coding sequence ATGCAGCGAAAACACACAGCGCGCGATTTTGATTTTGAAAAATACGAACCCTCATTCTGGGCGTTGAACGCCCGGTGGATGGCGCCGCTTGCCGTGTTCGTGCTGACGGTGGTGCTGACGGTGCTTTCGTTTCCGCCGTTCAGGGCGATGGCGTTTGCGTATGTGTTTGCCGCGCCGCTGTGTTTTTGGGCGCTTACCAAACCGCGTTTCAAAACCTACGCGCTCGTCATGCTCGGCGCGCAGGCCGTGGCGTGGACGATCATTCTGTGGTGGCTGCATCATGTGACGTGGGCCGGCGTTTTCCTGCTCGGGCCGTTCGTGGGCGCGTGGATCGGCGTCTGGTATCTCGCGGTGTGGTGGGCCGCGCGCAATTTCGCGGGGCGTCCGTTCCTGGTGCGCGCCGCGGTCATGCTCGGGCTGGCGGGATTGTGGGTTGTCATCGAGTGGACGCGCGTGTGGTTCCTGAGCGGATTTCCGTGGCTGCCGCTCGGCGCGAGCCAGTGGTATGTGCTCTCGTTGTGGCAGGTCGCCTCCTATACGGGGCAGGGCGGAATTGCGTTTGTGCTGATCGTGTTTAATTTTGCGGTCGCCTCCTATACGCACCGAATTTTCAAGGAAAAACACTCGGGGCTTCGCAAGCGCAGTCCCGAGTTCAGCATGGCGTTGATCATGCTCCTGCTTGTGGTGACGCCGTCCCTGACCGATGTCTTGATGACTAGGCGGACCGAGTCGGTTGCCGTTTTTAAGCTCGTGCAACCCGATATTCCCGCGGCCATCAAGTGGTCCAAGGAGAACGAGGAGTTGAGCTACCGGGAGCTTCGCAGGCTCAGCCTGGAGACGAAGCCAAAGACGCCTCACCCGGAGGTCATTGTCTGGCCCGAGGCGGCGCCGCCTTATGCCGTGTTTGGCTGGCCTTCGAGCGCGGAGCTTCGCGAGTGGCTGGTCGATGTGTCGGAAAAAGCCAGGGCGCCGCTGCTCACGGGGGCGATCACCGCTGACGATCCCGCGCGACCCGACGAAACCTTTTACAACGCGGCCTTCGTGGTCGATGCCGGGCGCGGGGGCGTGCAACCCGAGGGCTACAAAAAGCGGCACCTTGTTCCGTTTGGAGAATACGTGCCGCTGCGTCCCTTGCTCGGCTGGCTGGAAAAAGTAACCGACGCAAGCTCGGGCGACACTCAGGCCGGCGCCTCGGCCAAACCGCTCTACATTCACACGCCGCGCCGGATCATCGCCGCGGGCATGCTGGTTTGCTACGAGGATATTTTTCCGAGTCTCGCCGTGAACAACGTGATCTCGGGCGCGGATGTGCATGTGGTCGTCACCAACAACGGCTGGTTCGGGCAGGGCGGGGCGGCCTACCAGCACGCGGCGCATTCGATGCTGCGCGCCGTGGAGACGCGCCGCCCCGTCATTCGTTGCGGCAACAGCGGCTGGAGCGGCTGGATCGACGAATACGGCGGGATGCGCGGGATGATGAAAAACAAGGATGATTCGATTTATTTTCGCGGCACCGGGACGTTCGTTGTCGAACGCGACACGCGCTGGGTCGGGACGGAAAGTTTTTATGTGCGATACGGCGACTGGTTTGTCGCGGTGAGCGGCGCGCTGGCATTTTTCGGTTACATGATGACGCGGTTTTTCCATCCGCGCGACAAGGCGCCGATCGCATACACCGAAGCCGGGCGGTGA